The Capsicum annuum cultivar UCD-10X-F1 chromosome 1, UCD10Xv1.1, whole genome shotgun sequence sequence taaaatatttttctttattgaaagatgtgatatTAAAAGGACCACATATATCAGTGTGTATAATTTTAAGAAGCAGTGTGCATCTTGTGGCtcctttttttgtgtgttttgtttgttttccttcaatacaatctacacaaatattaaggtcagtaaaatctaaatttggaagaatttcattcttaactaATCTTTCCAGCCTTTCTTTAGATATGTGACCTAAATGTTTATGCCACAAGTAAGCAGATTGTTCATTCACTAAACTTCGTTTGGTACCAACATTATGATGCAGAGTTAAGAGTGTTTCGGTAAAAAGATTATCAAGATTCAGTTTGTATAAATTATCATAAAGAGTACCAGTACCAATGACATAATTATgcttaaacaaactaaaacatccattatcaaaattaaaagaatatccaGTCTTATCCAACTTAGACAAAGAAACAAAATTTCTCGAAAGAGAAGGAACATAAATAGTTTCTACTAAATCTAAGTGACGTCCAGTATCAAGAATAAGACGATAAGTCCCGACACCTTCAACTGGAGCTGTCACTCTATTCCCTATGTAaacaaatcttttatttttgtttatggtTTGGATTGTAAGGTATCCCTGCATAGTATTAGAAACATGAACAATACAACCAGAGTcaatccaccaagtattataaggaacttcagttaaatttgattcgaGACATGTATAAGCACAAGGCGtacctttcttctcaaaccatgccttacgtttcaggTAATTTTTCTGAAAGTGTCCAGATTTTCCACAGAAATGACACTTTCCATTCTTGTTCCCTTTCTTATGTACTTGAGATGAGGACTGATTAACATTAAGTTGTTTCTGTTGTCCCTTACCatgcttctttcctttcttttcagcttcttgatgatttacataattaatGGAGTGGGTTCCTTGATTCTTTAGCCTTGTTTCCTCTTGAACCAACATACCATGTAATTCATGCACGTTTCATTTGTCTTTCACGGTGTTGTAATTCATTTGGAAAGGACCATACTCAGACGGTAATGAGTTGATAATGAACTGCACAAGGAAATTTTGTTCCACTTCCATTCACAATGACATAAGTCTTGTTGCTATGTTTGTCATTTCAATGacatgctcatgcatagtacgtGAACCATCAAATTTCATGGTAGTCAAAGTACCCATTAGTGTCCCAACAAGAGACTTATCAACAGTTTGGGAAGACTCTTTCACAAGCTTCAGAAGTTCTTTCGCACTTTCAGTTTTGAGAAGGGTAGACTTAATGTTGCCCGCAATATTCATTCGCATGAACATTAGGTCTAATCTGTTAGACCGATCCCAGTACTTATAATAAGACTTTTCTTCATCACTGCTAGCTTTAGTAATAGCAGTTGGCTTTTCAGAGTAAAAGTGCAGTATCAAGATCTAAAACTCCAAGATGAAATTTGATCTGTTCGCACCAATCTGAAAAGTTAAGTCCATTAAAAGTCGTAACAGAGGCAGAGTGCGAATGAAGGGCAATTGCTGAAATAGAACATGCTCATTTGTTAATACTTTGAGTTACGAGTTTaaacacattatcaaattcagaaataacttacttaaatgtatattgatgttctccTATGGGctaaacatcaaaatacaactttaaacataatgatgcttaaaatatatttaacacaaacGATAATATTTAATggatcaattaataatatttatcatctttggataaataaataaaactaacgatacatcaaaattatctctttaatatttattggtcatacgaacaaacaatcaacctttgggtgatccacaaatgtcttatgaccaaaaatttaatttattcataattattagatcaattataagcatcaagattaatgggtaattaatttaaactttgacctttattttgaaattaatttcataaagattcgaCCATTTTGGTGATTAGCGAATCTTACATTTATGATTCCAAGttatattaagaaacaataaattttaCTATTGCATACTACAACGTTCTAACAACAAAGAGTTGTtactttaatatttaaaataataaagattaaactcatattattttaaatagaatcaattataataatatcaatatttcaaatttcgTTATTCAATGATTGTGAAATTTctaacaaacataattaaaattcacaagatctggagaaacattaattttaatgGAAAATCACTTGTTCCGAAAATCAGGTTCTGATATCACATGTAAGCATAAAACGGAttatataaacttaaacaatcttatacataaataattctatccataatcctttgtattattcaggaacattgaacttaatgatttttcacatacacataataacagtAATTCAATGAAGAATTACTTACCTAAATTCTCCATGATTTTAGCAGAAGCAAAAGCGTAATAGCAGAATCACTGAATTGTTTTTCTCTCCTTACCTTACTTTCAGAATAATTGTGATGGAGGCAAAAGCGTAATAGCAGAATCATTGAATTGTTTTTCTCTCCTTACCTTACTTTCAGAATAATTGTGATGAAGCTTATTAttcttttggcagagagaggaccccttttataatggaaatagtcagttatgttttcacgttccatcaacgtgattggtggatacaatcattatcctactaggagtcagtaattatcctaggtaactttccatataaattaaagatttaacttattcaattattattaaaccaataaataaattaagtatGTGGGCCATAGAAATTTACAACCACAACATATATTGCTGTTTTATGAATATGAAGATTGTGGTTTAATTTGTACGTACTTAAGAATGTGCTTGCTTTGCTGAGTTTCATATTAGTAATGTTATTGAGAAattaataatcatatattttgtGTAGCATTTGAAAGAGGAGATTGCAACCATGACTAGAAAGCTCGAGTTTCTTGAAGACTCCAAAAGGTTAATTGTCTCCTCATTTCTGTTTAGAGTAGATATAAAACTAGCAAATTAAATGATTATATATGAACAAATATTCCCTCCACCACGACAGGTGAAAGCTTGGGTGAATGGGTTttggttaaaaaataaataaattatgaaatatttattctTTGCGTCACTTTTATCGAGGTCTATCAGAATCAAAGGGATAAATATATCTCCGAACTAtgataggtatatatatatattccgtCATATTTTGAATACACATATATCTCTACCGTTAATAAAATAGTAGGCATATGTGTCTTACATTATCAGTAGGGACAtatgtataaccaaagtatgacggaggatatatatgtactatttatcGTAATTCGGGGGAATATTTATCCCTTTTCCGTTCTATTTTTATAAGACAAGGATGCGTATGCACCACCCTCTTGCAGTGCCAGCTTCAAGGTGAAGCCTCTCAAGCAAAGGCTTTTTGGAgtttttcttttacaaaatattgagtatttttgaatatttttcagTCTCAAATTAATGTTGTTGGCTCAAAAAAAGTTAGCTTCACTTTTAGGAATTCAAAAATAAAGTTGATAATTGTTTTTAACCATACCATAttaaaaaagatttctttttaatattgttcaatcctaaaaaaaaaaactaataaataggGATAACttagaattaaaataatagttaaagtGGCACAAAGGGAGTAGAAAGGAAAGAAATATTTCTAtcagataaattttttttattttttttcaaatgcaTATATTGCTTATAGAGTTTCTATAGCAATTGCCCCGGCTGGCAAAAGCTTTTAAAAATTGAAACTGATAAAGTTTTACTTGAGGTCAACAATGTTTCAAGAGAAATTGAATGGATTAGGCGTACTTAcaattaaaattgaaattattgGGAGAAATCgattagaaaataaatttattcatTACTTCGCATCTCAAAAAGCTATGAAACTGACTTCAAACAAAACAtatatactaaatatatatatattttttttaaaaaaaacaagtgAAGGCCTCATTTTGAAATTTCGCTTCAGGCAACCAATTATATTGAGCTGCCCCTGCCCTCTCGATTTGTGAGATtacattggatatgttgttgttgttatagttaattatttgTGCATTGTTATTGCAGAAAGCTTTTAGGACAAGGTCTAGAATCTTCCACCTTGGATGAGCTTGAACAGGTAGAAGAACAGTTGGAAAGAGGTTTAAGCAACATTAGGGCAAGAAAGGTGCATAATTTTCtcccctctttctctctctccattatatatatacacacacaaataaCTCTGTAAGTATGTATTAAGTGATGAAAAACACGTTAAAATTGTTACGTGTTTGGATAGGAGTGTTGAAACTTATTATAAAAATTGATGTATTTGATATGTCCTTAAAGTTATCTtcagaaaatataaatttagtaaCTATATATACAAGGAGTAGAGTTCTATTTTGGGAAGAATATATTGAGgacaaggaaaaaaataaatagtgtTAAAAGTACTTGGTCTAACCGAAAGTGTTTATAAGTTTGAAAAGGTAAATATAAGTTGGGGTGATGACTAGCATATGACTGATTTTAGCTTATAAATTtaggtggtttttttttttttttttttttttttgttgttgttattgttgtattatatCTTATTAATAGGAGGGGATATAAGCCTTACCTCCGAGACATACAACACAAAGGATGAAGACATCCTTTCACAAAAACAGGAGCAAATCCATTAATAATACTCCTGTGCCGATACTAGCAAATGAGGTTTAGCTTACAAAAAAATTAGCCTTATCAAATTTTGTCCTAATACTAGTAGGCTATTGAGATTTATCTGGGAGAAAAGGTCCTGTCACCTTTGGGAAGTTCTTGAAATGAGAGGTATACCACAACTTCATTATTGGTTGTGGCAAGCTTTGCTAGCCAGTCCGCAACTTGATAACAATGAATTTTGCTTCAACATTGGCCTGGTTCATCTCCCACATTATAAATTTAGGCGTTTACCAAACACATAGATATCAAACTATACGAGTTCTCATTGTTTATATCGCTCTATTTAAATCCATTTGGATACAATATTATACAAACTGATTTCCACGATGTAGGGATTAATTAGGTCTACATGTGAGATTACGCTGGGTATGTTGTTGGATTAAACCTATATTACACTAATATATAGTACGGTAAGTTCTTTACAATAtctacacatctctaacaatattaacacacacacatatatatatttggaatttagGTGATGTTTTTTCTCCATCAAGCTAGTGAAGCTTTGACAATTAAACCTAccatgtttttgtttgtttgtttttttattttgtttcagaACCTGTTATTCAGGGAACAGATTGCTCAATTGAAGGAAGAGGTAAAATACCTTTGAAGtatacataataataatatccATTAAAGTAAAAAATTTTTAATCCCCATTTGGCTTGTATATAAAGtacattttttttctcttgtctCAGGGAAAAATCCTATTGAAAGAAAATGCAGACTTGAAGAAAAGGGTGAGATATTTGCATATATATCAATGTCCTTGCATATATTTCTCTATGTTTAAGCTTAATTTGGTTAAGACATGGTAAATGAAATTAGATTAATTACTAAATTTGAAATACTAGTATTCAAATTCTAGTATAGAGATCGATAAGACTTACTAAGTGACTTCTTCTCATTTGCATAAATATAGGCCTTTGATGAGCATAAACAACATAATCATATAGTAACTATAAGATATCTGAGATGAACATAATAAGTTGACCTGGACAGTGTTATTACATTATAACAGAAAAATATGCAAGATATTAAAAATGTGTTGAGAAAGGTAGCTAGGTTGTGCTAAGTGGTTTAGCTCAATTTGAATCTTCGTCgctgaaaaattatattatatacgTAGATAATAGAACAATTTTAATCTTGTCActacctataaataaacccttaATGAGCAATTATACTTGGTTtctatcatctttttcttcttagtGGAGTGCTATATAATATGGTCAACACCATAACCAGTATTTTAGTCTTTTGCTACCAATAGATCATACTCTCTCtgcgtctcaatttatgtgatattatataTATCCTTTACATcttttcatatttaattataatagtGTTACGTTAAACTTTTTacgagtaatttttttttctttaatgagATTATTTAtaatcgatttttttttttttttttctctttcagtCTGAGATGCTATCATTGACTTTGACAACAATtgctaaagaaaagaaagatgatgGAAGACAAATTATGGAAGTAGAGACAGAGCTCTTCATTGGACTTCCAGATACTAGAAAAAACTCCTATTAACTTTTCTTTGAAttgtaattataatttatagaGTTGTAATAAAAACTAAATTACTCTTAGTATAGTTTTTTTTCCCCGTCTATCATCAAGTTATTTGTTAATAATAATGATCAAAATGATAGCTCTGCCGAGagaaatgtatatatgtatacattttATTTGCTTTTATAATTAACGTTTtctttatcttaattaatttacTAATGAGTTAATACGTTCTTCATATTTTCCATCCTCTTTCCTATGATGCTTCATCTATTCAGACCTGAAATCGATCTGAATTATGTAACTGCGATAATGTATCACTTAGTTATATACGGATATACATACTAACAGGAGATCGATGCTTGAATTTGTTTCCCTTAAATCAACGTTAGGAAGAGGCACACTTTGATACCATTGATGTCCATGACTAGCGTGGTCCTTCTCCATCGAAGAGTCACATATTCAGAGTTGACCACACCATTACTTTTATCGAGGTGTGGCCACTGTCTCTTAAAATATAATACTTACATATCAACTTTTTAACATAAAAGAGAACGAAATTAGCGTTCAGTCCCTTgggataaaaatatttattagcagaaattaattaaaagcttaaaattttcaaattttatggctCATTATAATCCTCTCCATCCATTTTCCCTGCCTCTATCTCCGttgtaattaataaattaaaaaaatcgtTTATCGTGAAAATGACGGTGGAGAAAGGGCATGATAGCCTTCTtgaccaaataaataaataaaaaattgttattaacattcttagttatttaaaataaattatttaatataccAATGACATTATCAGATAACATGATAGATTATAACTGCATGAAGTTTAAAAGTTTTAAGCAACAGCCGCAGAACGCCCTAACAGTGCCTCCTCTCCTAATTTGTCAACTTTTGCTAACACCTAACTTTTCTTATGAATACCAATTAAAAATCTAATTAATTACCCTTTGTCATTATGTGGTGtgaaatttttggaaaaaaaaaaagaagtgaattTGATCTAAAATAACCAATTTTATACTATTTAAAGACAAAAGATTGGAAAAAATTGACTTTATAAATAGTCTTCCATCAAAATAATAGCCATCAAATGTATATTTATTAATGTATAGTATACATTTTTTTATGCAAATAATACGCTTTTAACTAGCTAATGCAATTTGTATAATCCACCAGCCAAATATGCccttaagattattttttttttttggtttcccatccggtgttTGGTACCCTCATTGGAGCCTGCCAACTAATTCGTATTTGCACCGGGTAGGGCCCCAATCCATTCGGAGGATAGTGCTTCCTACCAGGGATTTTTCCATAGGACTCCTTTGAGATTATCTTCAATGTTAGCTAGTTTAGCTCAACAAATACTATAAGTACATGACATCCCTAATCTACATATTAACTTGTACTTCCAAATATTTGAGAGTATGAtcaaaatttttatcaattttcctTGAAATTTTGCAATTCAAAGATTCATAAATAAAGTTTAGGTGCAACCTTATTCATCTTCTTGATTCCtcacaattttcaatttctaagatggaaattttgacttctTCTATGTTAGTTCCATCTA is a genomic window containing:
- the LOC107866303 gene encoding agamous-like MADS-box protein AGL19 yields the protein MVRGKTQLKRIENATSRQVTFSKRRSGLLKKAFELSVLCDAEVALIIFSSRGKLYEFSSSSTHKTIERYQKNDKSLGQFNRKLPDQLTTEHLKEEIATMTRKLEFLEDSKRKLLGQGLESSTLDELEQVEEQLERGLSNIRARKNLLFREQIAQLKEEGKILLKENADLKKRSEMLSLTLTTIAKEKKDDGRQIMEVETELFIGLPDTRKNSY